One region of Trichoderma breve strain T069 chromosome 7 map unlocalized scaffold00007, whole genome shotgun sequence genomic DNA includes:
- a CDS encoding dynamin family domain-containing protein, with protein sequence MAPTLGSSLEAQGLADEQRGLLDLIDKLQFAQLDNVKLPQIVVVGDQSAGKSSVLEALSGTPFPRDAGACTRFATEIRLRRAKETNLKVSIIPDKNRPYNEQARLLQFGGDVGIDTPFDAMMREATELIAPRSIPGRFAARDILVVEKMGPEMPMLSLVDLPGLVRVANRDQSEADIQTIEMLSDRYMKSSRTIILAVIGGNNDYVQAPILKKARHFDPSGSRTIGVLTKPDMTEGIGLEDKFIELVANKDRENNFKLGWYILLNPGPGEYWSSAEERSRREADFFTKGKWAALPPHMWGIEALRQKLSSQLQRHVGKHVKSLRRQIQQALEQCEADLKAMGSGKDTIEEMRFEMGELFSASGNLVTPAVNGNYKNPVGESFFARKSSPKGTPPQKLRARVREESERFSRLFRQHGSKVNFSASSSSGMNLPAAGVVDDQSKKEFAQREVEPLLRQIRGNELPLDSNPRAPYILFQDFSRNWPILAQEYKENVGVICNEFLADVIDHVWPLRMRDPLRFHFLETKMKEMMDEAEKELKRLTDDLELEIQPYDPEYEQRLIRWRSEATQNGGTYTEAEEVLEKMLIYYDLTARIFTRNTITQVVERHLLLRMLGLFNPIEILRMQNATVEAIAAENKETRDRRTALKARKAAIEEARSICASLAMRSELRAYEDEMEDEVATDDEDQPRNDYSSKRFSVASTHETAQQPLASQNPPVRRKRREERPRPSMSVDTTPTPQLSQQNFQTNGVTSAQEWDESYYTTAQSAPHHAPPPPPPRPQKIGFEEGERYDATPRVDRNKESARQKLASVMRLGSQSSQA encoded by the coding sequence ATGGCCCCTACGCTCGGGTCTTCCCTCGAAGCCCAAGGTCTTGCAGACGAGCAGAGGGGCCTGCTGGATCTcatcgacaagctccagTTCGCCCAGCTAGATAATGTCAAACTGCCTCAGATTGTCGTTGTGGGTGACCAATCCGCCGGCAAGAGTTCCGTCCTCGAAGCCCTTAGCGGTACACCTTTTCCTCGAGACGCCGGAGCTTGCACTCGCTTCGCAACGGAGATTCGCctgagaagagcaaaggagaCGAACCTCAAGGTGTCTATTATTCCCGACAAGAATCGTCCTTACAATGAGCAGGCTCGCCTGCTTCAATTTGGAGGCGATGTTGGCATCGACACGCCCTTTGACGCCATGATGAGAGAAGCTACAGAACTCATCGCGCCGCGCAGCATACCAGGCCGCTTCGCCGCCCGCGATATCCTCGTTGTCGAGAAAATGGGACCGGAAATGCCCATGCTGAGTCTCGTTGACCTGCCTGGCCTTGTCCGTGTGGCCAATCGAGACCAGTCCGAGGCGGACATTCAGACCATTGAGATGCTCTCCGATCGATACATGAAGAGCAGCCGGACCATCATCTTGGCCGTCATCGGCGGCAACAACGACTACGTGCAGGCAcccatcttgaagaaagcTCGCCACTTTGATCCTTCTGGATCGCGCACCATTGGCGTCCTGACAAAGCCGGACATGACAGAAGGCATCGGCCTCGAAGACAAGTTCATCGAGCTCGTCGCAAACAAAGATCGAGAAAACAACTTCAAGCTCGGCTGGTACATCCTGCTCAACCCAGGACCGGGCGAATATTGGTCCTCTGCGGAAGAACGATCACGACGCGAGGCGGATTTCTTCACAAAGGGTAAATGGGCCGCCTTGCCGCCTCACATGTGGGGGATCGAAGCATTGCGACAGAAGCTCAgttcccagctccagcgaCACGTTGGGAAGCATGTCAAGTCGCTCCGAAGACAGATCCAACAAGCCCTCGAGCAATGCGAAGCCGATCTCAAAGCCATGGGCTCTGGAAAGGATACTATCGAGGAGATGCGATTCGAGATGGGCGAGCTCTTTTCTGCATCAGGCAATCTCGTCACACCtgccgtcaatggcaatTACAAGAATCCAGTGGGAGAGTCATTCTTCGCAAGAAAGTCCAGCCCCAAGGGAACGCCTCCTCAGAAGCTGAGGGCACGAGTCCgcgaagagagcgagagattCTCGCGTCTATTCCGCCAACACGGCAGCAAAGTCAacttttctgcctcttccagTTCTGGTATGAATTTGCCAGCTGCGGGAGTCGTCGATGACCAATCCAAGAAAGAGTTTGCACAGAGAGAAGTTGAGCCGCTGCTTCGACAAATTCGGGGTAATGAACTTCCTCTCGATTCCAACCCTAGGGCTCCGTATATACTGTTCCAAGATTTCTCTCGGAACTGGCCTATTCTTGCTCAGGAGTACAAGGAAAACGTCGGAGTCATTTGCAACGAATTCCTTGCTGATGTGATTGACCATGTCTGGCCTTTGAGGATGAGAGACCCTTTGCGATTCCACTTCTTGGAGACCAAAATGAAGGAAATGATGGACGAGGCAGAAAAGGAGCTCAAGAGGTTGACTGACGACCTGGAGTTGGAAATCCAGCCGTACGATCCTGAATACGAACAACGTCTCATCAGATGGCGCTCAGAAGCTACCCAGAATGGCGGCACCTACACCGAAGCAGAGGAAGTCCTCGAAAAGATGCTCATATACTACGATCTTACGGCGCGGATATTCACCCGCAACACCATCACTCAAGTTGTCGAGAGACACTTGCTTTTGCGTATGCTCGGGCTCTTCAACCCGATTGAGATTCTACGCATGCAGAACGCTACCgtcgaggccatcgccgcgGAGAATAAGGAGACGCGAGACCGCCGGACGGCCTTGAAAGCAAGAAAAGCGGCCATCGAGGAGGCACGAAGCATCTGTGCCAGCCTAGCTATGAGAAGCGAGCTACGGGCGTACGAGGATGAAATGGAGGACGAGGTAGCGACAGACGACGAGGATCAGCCTCGGAATGACTACAGCTCCAAGCGCTTTTCAGTAGCATCAACACACGAGACTGCTCAACAGCCTCTCGCATCACAAAATCCTCCAGTGCGTCGCAAGAGACGAGAGGAGCGACCCAGACCGTCAATGAGCGTCGACACCACGCCGACCCCTCAACTGAGCCAGCAGAATTTCCAGACCAACGGGGTAACGTCTGCCCAGGAGTGGGATGAATCGTATTACACGACCGCCCAATCGGCACCGCATCATGCGCccccgcctcctcctcctcgaccgcAAAAGATCGGAttcgaggagggcgagaGATATGACGCTACTCCGAGGGTTGATCGGAATAAGGAGAGCGCGAGACAGAAGTTGGCTTCGGTGATGAGGTTGGGATCACAGAGTTCGCAGGCATAA
- a CDS encoding zinc-binding dehydrogenase domain-containing protein, which translates to MAIPNRKVVITSFGPAATSLEIVNSTIAPPPKNHVQVKIYYAGFSGADINMRLGIYPLQKSAPLTPGYCFAGRVTANGPGCSKFKPGDMVTAMTKYDSDAEYINIEEKHLIAIPEGVDPKQAAAMALDWTTAYGMVNRTAEVKAGQRVFIHGISGAVGQGIMYLCLLQGATVYGTAAERNHAALREAGAHPFLYTNKDWMRAMKELGGVHAVFDALGFESFDESYDILSSAERSVVVAYGNNLSTLTNGKTRSIWPPMFKLLFKALYFWSNKTTRFFGITRNQSSFQPTFRLLLDMVKEGTIKVPIKAVWELDDIKQAHEAWGKGAGMGSPLIRIAPEA; encoded by the coding sequence ATGGCCATCCCCAACCGCAAAGTCGTCATCACCTCCTTCGGCCCTGCTGCCACCAGCCTCGAAATCGTAAACTCCACCATCGCCCCTCCCCCCAAGAACCACGTCCAAGTCAAAATCTACTACGCAGGCTTCTCCGGCGCCGACATCAACATGCGCCTCGGCATCTACCCCCTCCAGAAATCCGCTCCCCTCACCCCCGGCTACTGCTTCGCCGGCCGAGTCACCGCCAACGGCCCCGGCTGCTCAAAGTTCAAGCCCGGCGACATGGTCACCGCCATGACAAAGTACGACTCGGATGCAGAGTACATCAACATTGAGGAGAAGCACCTCATCGCTATTCCCGAGGGCGTTGATCCcaagcaagctgctgctatggCTCTCGACTGGACTACCGCCTACGGCATGGTCAACCGTACTGCAGAGGTCAAGGCCGGCCAGCGCGTCTTCATCCACGGCATCAGCGGCGCCGTCGGCCAAGGCATCATGTATCTCTGCCTCCTCCAGGGCGCAACCGTCTACGGCACCGCCGCCGAGCGAAACCACGCCGCTCTCAGGGAAGCCGGCGCCCACCCCTTTCTCTACACCAACAAGGATTGGATGCGCGCCATGAAGGAGCTCGGAGGTGTTCACGCTGTCTTCGACGCCCTAGGCTTCGAGAGCTTCGACGAGTCCTACGATATCCTATCAAGCGCCGAGAGGAGCGTCGTCGTGGCCTACGGCAACAACCTTTCTACTCTGACCAACGGCAAGACACGCTCTATCTGGCCCCCAATGTTCAAGCTGCTGTTTAAGGCGCTCTACTTTTGGTCCAACAAGACGACCAGATTCTTTGGCATTACGCGCAACCAGTCCTCTTTCCAGCCTACATTCCGTCTGCTGCTCGACATGGTCAAGGAGGGCACCATCAAAGTGCCCATCAAGGCAGTCTGGGAACTCGACGATATCAAGCAGGCTCACGAGGCTTGGGGCAAGGGCGCCGGTATGGGATCGCCTCTTATCCGCATTGCCCCCGAAGCTTAA